ATGGccagtatgtgaggacccgtgtgggcgtgtgtttagtcccacatcggttgttCGCtgaatagatcttggatacttatacagaattaaggaactcaaataataccttccggctagccatttttggTGAGGTTCTAAGTTGTTATACTGAGGAATGAGCCTTCCGTTATTATTCAATTTTTGGCACCACCATATAGCTGCTACCTAATTGGCCTTTGGGCTTCTACTAAGATggcgtttggtatggggtgatgACCCAAATGAACAATGATGTAGGTGGAGATGATGTGATAATCATATTTGCTTGCATCCTAGTGACCCTACTTGGCAATGACATCCATTCCAAAAATTATGTCCAACCCAGTGATGTTAGACCTATTTTTGAGGACAGATTTTCAAGATCACCCCAAGATAGTGATGGTGGCCTAAAAGTTGGGAATAAAAATGCCCTCATTTTAGCAGGGAAGGGTTTgataattttataaaacaattttTTTGGTTGGAAAGTGTTGATGTTCCCTTGGAGTTACTTTGAAAGGTTCTGATTTTTTTAGTCTTGTTGAATTGGTTTGGAAAACAAATTTTGataatttgatttatgtttatgtctatttttctatgatttatttaaaaattttgtttaataattgatatatatatatatatatatatatatatatatatatatatatatatatatatatatatatatatatatatatatatatatatatatatcatgatatttttggTATTACATAGTTAGCGATTTTGGATTTCCATAACATACCAAATAGATTAATCGTGGATACTAGGGATCTTTAACCATTGAAATATagcatactaatcattggatgATGATCATTGGTGATTTAAGATCACCGTGGCGATCCCATTTGGGTCACTAAATGCCACAGGTTAGCGTGTCATCCAAGTGTTGGCTACAATTTGTCTGCATTTTTTATCCCTCGACAAGAAGGGCATCATAGTTAATTAGCAGCTAACATgcattttttctcatttttcatAGTGCTACTGTTAGATATAATTGTATTAAATTATCTAGAGAAAGATTATGAATTATGTTGGATTGTGCTAGAATGTGCTCCATTGTTTGCTTTAGGGCTTTTACATGGTTTTTACTTAGTTGGTAGGCCCCTTTATATTTAGGGCAACATGGTGCACAATTAATTTATAGGTGATCATATATTGTTCCACCAAGTAATTAACAACTGAATAACAATCGCTATGAgcgatcatcatcatcatcatcatcatcatcatttagTCATGAGTTCATTTAAGTACGAGCATGTTGATGAGAATGAGATTATATTGGCGTTGCGGTCATCACTTAGATGATGGTGTTCGCTTTGTCTTTCAGTTGCCTAAGGTCACACCCAACTTTGGACATGAATAATGAAATATACTAACTGTTTCTTAAGCCAAGCCGACCCAATCTGTTTGTCCCTACTCTTTTGCTGAACTTTGTTCGACCTCACTTGATCTTACATCTTTACATCTTCCTCGTCTCATGTATGAGAAATCCTAGAATATTACTTTGGAATTCCCACTGAAGTATCATTTAGTTGCAGCTAAAATGTAGTCGTTCAAGTCTCCTACCTTAAAAGTTAAAACAAGAGAAAATATTGTTAAGGAGAATGACATTAGAGAAGAAAATCTCATGATAAAAGATCTGATATCACTATAATTTCATTATCAATGAGTTTTAAACTATCTATTTAGATATTTCATTCTGCTGAAGCAGTCAAAGCCGTGGGCGTTGGATGTTAGATATCCAGGTAGATTGGCTCATTTAATGCGCATAAGTGGATGTCACATCGAAATAACAAGTTTCTAATAAGTCTATATAATAAAGTATAACGTTGCAAAGAATATGGTGGCGTGTGCTTCAGATTAAAGATGTCCAAAACAGTAcacaaactaagcaaaaaaatttttgaatagCAAAtgctattattataaattatgtTAATGCAAGCGTTAACTGTGATGCTGCAAGGATAAGAAATAGTTCACATAACTTCTTATTTCTAagaatttttataaatatttacaaCGGTCCTGATTacaaaataacatattatttcTTGTAAGCTTTAAACTTTGCTCATCCGAATAAAgagaatattgattttttttaagtgCACTAATATATGCTAATTtgttaaaataaaaagaatgcaTTTTAGTGCGCGAGACTTCCTATAAATtactatttttaagcatttttataaatattttcaatgttgctaattaaaaaataaaataatatattattgtttttttgttttttattgcaTTGATATATGCTACTTTTTAAGAATGAACAAGAATCTTGGTACTTAGCAATTTTATCGTTACGTCAAGACTCGTTTTTCACATACttccttattttatttatattaatgaAACATTTCAATGCATCCGATTAGATGCTTTTATCTTTGTTCATGAGTTACGTGAGCCATGATGCACTAACGTAACCCATTCTTACAGAAATGGAAATTTGAATTTACTCCCTTCTTGTTTATAAAATTCTTGAAGTATTCTACGTATATATGCATCGATTGGAATATTCCGAACAGGTTCATTGATGAGCCGTGCCGGGATGGTCGAGAGAAGTACCGTCTTGAGAAAGTTAATTCTTTCCAAATAAGCCCTTAGATTATCTCTAATTAGATAAAAAGTCTTTGACTAAACCTTTTACTCGTGATTCTCGTTGGCTATCTCTAGGGACATCTCGCACCTACATGGACAACGACGCAATATTAATTGGATGATCTGGACAGATTTATTTGCTTTCTCCGTCTTCTTTTTGTTTCCATTTATACCAAGTTGACATAtggttatatttttgttttacaCCTAAATTAGGAGCCAAAGATAAGTGGCTATTGAAATCAAGGCCTTTAATATtgtgaaaaaaatagaaaatatataaataaatttacctCATCTTATCAACTTAAGTTTTTGGAATAAATGGTGATTTTaagatggtatcagagcagaagtGAAGGTCAATTTAAGAGACAAACcttcttcttttaattttaatgatCCATACGCCGTGTTCTCCTATTATTTGCATACCTTAACCATTTTTCTTAACTTTAGCATCATAGCTACAAACCAAGCATCAAATCTTAATTTACATTAACAGTCCCCTTCTATCTATTCTAAACTAATTAAAACTCGAGCTCTTTCCTTCCGAAGCTTGATAAAATCAGAATATTAGTCAACTTAAGCATGATTTGagtttaaccaacttaattaTGGTGAATGTGGTTTCAAAGAGAGTTTAATTTCTTTGGTGGTTGCAGGAGAAGAAGATAAAGGAAATTAAGTtgaagtccttttttttttttggatacagAAGTTGAAATTTAGATTTAAAGAGGGAGGAAAGAGATGATATAGTTTATTTTAATGCACTAAAGCTACTAATGTATTGAATCAAGGATAAGTAAAAAGATAATTGAACAACCTATTTCTACCAGATTTACGTAAAAAATATCGGACATACAGCATACCACATATATTTTTAGATTCCCAAAAAAGCAGTAATGAATCATATAAACATCGAGAAACAACCAATAAAACAAAATTGTGCTTGTCAAGTATAAAACTTCCAATGCAATCTCTAGAAGATAATAATACATCACAAGAAAGATACGTTAGATATCAAGAATTACGTGTTAATAAATCATGTACTAGTGTCTCCTATGTGGCATGCATACATTGACCCCCTTCATGCCTCCATGCATCAACCGCACAAGTTTCTTCCGTGTGGCATATAGGCATTGGACacctttttacttttttttttttttttgtcatctaCTATGTGCTGACACCATTCCTCAAGCTATCGATTCGGTCCCTGTTTTTTACTTTTTAAGTCCAACCAACCAAGCAATAGGGTGGTTTTTGCAAATTGGACCTCTCTAGGGTTTACTTTCTTTTCCTGACCGCGCCGCTTCAAATGCGAAGCCCGTCCCAACCACCTCTCTCATTTTTCCCCACCTCGGCTCCTGCACCTTCCAGTTCCTCCACAATTCCCTTATCTTCCGACACCTTCTCGTCATCACATGGCTCTGCGCTTCTCCGATCGATTCGATGCCCTCTGCCCTTCTCTGATCTCCAATCTCTCCTCCCAGCTCTTCTCCATCGCTTCCGGTTCCCTCCTCTGTAGCCCTAGATTGTCCCCCGCCTTCTCATTTCGGATCCATCGCGCCAAACCCTGGTACTGATGTCCCTTAGCTCTCTCCATGGGAAAGAGTGAGTGGATCGCTTTAAATTTTCGTCCTATCGATTGAATTCTGCTGTTTGATGGCTTCCATTTAGAAAAGATCGGGTTTTTTTGGCTAAAAGTTAGATTTTTTTGGTTTCACATTAGGATTAGGTCGTAGATTTGTTGAATTGGATTGTGAGATGGTTTACCCCTTTCATGTGGTGTGTTTGTTTGGGGGATATTTTGATTGGCTAGAAAAAAGATGGTTTTTGATGGAGATGTTTATTTTTCAGGCAACCGACGCAAGGCTGGTGCTGATCAGTTTGACAGCAGTGATGCTGATAGCGTGAGTTCTACTTCGACGGCTTTGTCTGAGCTAACGCTGGCGAACGAGACCGAGCATGTGAACTCTTTGGAGTTCGTTCTAGACAAGTACATCGATGCTCTCTATGAAAAgaggtacttttttttttacgtTCTTTGTTCATTTCTAGTTGTCAATTTTTTTAACCCAACGGATAATCTACTTTTGATTTGGCTTTCAAATTGCAGTAGAATAATTATTCTGAGGGGGATGACCTAGTTCCTCTATTCTAGTAATTTGTGTCTCCACTATTGCCATGACTTGGTTCAAGCAACCTTTAATAATTGATTGGTATTCTATTGAAAGTCAAGGGTTCCTAGCCGGACTTGTCAAACGAGTTGAGAAGCTATATGGAAGTGGATATTGAGAAATTAATTACATGAATAATATTAGTACTCCCACAATAAATTTGTCATAGTTTATTGACTATGTAAAGCATATTTTGATTGTTTCTTTATAGTTTGATTTTACGCAACACAACCAATTCTTTACGATTGTAAATTTTCTTAGAAGTATCATGAATTTATTGATATCCTGCATCGAAGCATATATTGATACTCTTTGGAATTTATTTGACTTATGTTTGTGTTGGTGATATGTTTTTTTTCTAATAATATAGCAGAAGGAAATGCTGCTAGTTTTTCcagtttattttgtattttgaagTAAAATTTCATGCGAACTATTAGGCAGAGATGACATGTAACTCAAGCTAAAGTTATTAACCATCTTGTAGTAATGGAATATATTAGTTTTGCATAGTTTATGCATACATTTTTTAATACATGTGAtgctttatttctttttgaaattTCTATTTTTCAAAGATAATGTAATTTCACACATTAGATAAACTCCTAGTATTATGCATTTATGGACAAGATCCATTTATTTTGGTCCACCATCTGTGCTACTTGTGCATCTTTGCGCATCTCACTAGCAAATGTGTAAATTCACCCCTTCCTTGTATACGACTTAACTCAGCTAGGCCTTATCCCCAAATTAATTGGGTTTGGCTCCTCCATTCTGCTATGTTTAGGGTCCCATTTTTCTAAAAGATGTAGTGATATCAAGTGCTTTCTTCCTACTTCATTCTATGTGATTTTTGGTccatctcttttcctctttccttcTACGTTATATAACCACTCCTTTGCACGGGCCTGTCTCTTGGACTATGTTGTACATGTCCAAACCATCTAAAATTTGTCATTCTTTCAAAATTGTCCTTAGTTGATGCTATCTCTATCCTTTTATGaaaggttttatattttattttatcttttcttatatTATCACACACCATCTCAACATTCTCATTTCAGCCATATTCATTGTATGCACATACCGTCCAACATTCTGTATCATAAAGCATAGCTAGTCGTATGGCTGTTTTATAAAATCCTAGTTGCACTTCTCCATCTTATCCACCCTGCTCCATCTTATCCTAGTTGCACTTCTCCATCTAATCTTGTAGATAGCATCCTCTTCAATCTCCCCTTACTTATGGATTCACTAATTCTTTGTATGTGAATGTGATATGAGCATCTTATGAGGTCAGTTCTTCTCCTTCATGGTAGCTTCCTTCCAGCAAGCACATTAGATTATCAGTTTGAGCTTATTAAGACCACCCTTAATAAAAAATCAAGCTTAAATAAGCTCTACCCGTATTCTATTCATTATTGAATTTACTACATGGTGTACttgttatcttttttattttcttatcatgTGATTTTGAATGATGTATCATTTCCTTTATATcgttatttaaatttatgtaATGGTTACTTCCTTTTATAAGTTGGAGCTGATAAAATGAAATTTGCTTGTTGTATGATAAAGAGGATCTACGAGAGAGACAGCTTTGTTGGGGCTTCTCGATGCCTTTGAAGGTCATGTGCTTCTTACATATGTGGAAAACAAGTGAGTTCTTATTCAATTAAGCTTTCATATAGTTTCTCTAGTAATAATACAGATGACTTGTTGGATAATTGTTCTCCACAGAAGCTAACTAGCAAGAATTAGGGGTACAAATGATCTGAGCTGCTTATGAGTGGCTTGGGCTCGGTTCGGTTCAGGCTTGGCTCAAGCCCAGCTCGGCTAGAAAATGAACTGAGTTCAAATTAGTTTTTGGAGCTTGGCTCATAAATCAGCCAAGCTTGGACATGATCTggttaaaaaaagaataataaagaAGCTCGGCTTGGCTCAATAGAAGCTCTGTTTAGAGCTTATACAAGCCGAGCTTGAACAGCTGAAATCAAGCTTGGCTTGAGCTTGAGCCGAGTTTGAGCGGCTCATATATATACTGAGCTGAGGTCGTGGAACCTGCAACTTGGTTTGTTTGCATCCTTAGCAAGAATATAAGTTGGAAAAGTAGACAATCAGACATATGGAATATGGTCCtttaaattttagtattttaatatTCTGAATTTGCTGGTTTTGTCTGGTGTTTGAGACTGGTTTAACCAGAAAGATGTCCATTTTGTAACCACTTTTACTGAGGAGATACGTCTTATGTAACCATCTTGTGTATTGGATACCAACCAGTTGTACAGTATAGAAGCTTCTGCTTGCACAATCTTGCATAGCAACCTGAAGTTAGCACAAGGTTTTACAATAGTGCATTCTTGCAATGCATTTTAACTGGTGTATTATTTTAGGAacatctcttttttctctcatatggaatgtaatttattttaCTAACGAATATGAGATAAATTTTTTGTTATCCTGGGTCTATAATCCAGATACCTATCGTATTCTTATTTGCATCCTTGTACTTTGCTGCAGATGTATTACTCTATTGCAACAATACATCAATTCAATCAAAAAGGGTTCTACTAAGGagatttgcttagcttctcGGGCCATTGGTAATCCTATAATCCTTTTGAAGTAGTACTTTTTACTTTAACCGGCTGCTCACTTTTCCTTACTGTGTGGTGCTTTTGTTTGAAGGATTGCTGGCCATTACTGCTGGTGCTGGAAGCAATGCACATGAAATAATGGAAGAGTCAGTGCCGCAACTCTCTCGAGCCCTTAAACGTGGATCTGATGCATGCAAGATATCCGTATGCCCTGTTTTAAACTGCAGACCTGCTTTTCTATAGCTCTTTGTGGACTGTTCATGTATATGCTGCTTATTttatctgaaattttaaattgatttactGTTGTAGGTCCTGGATTGCTTAGCTGTCATCTCCTTTGTTGGTGCAAATGATTTAGCTGAAACTGAAACATCTTTGAAAATCATGTGGGAAGTGATTCGTCCAAAATCAGTCTCCAATGTATGTAACCATGTTATTGGTTTCCAATTCAGTGAGGGTGCAAATTTGTGCAATGCGAAGCTGTGTTTAGGTTTTCATATAATACATTATGAATTTTAATACTTGTGATTCCATTTATAACATCTTGCTGTCTGTGCTATGCATATTTAGACTAACATTGACTTCTTCTTTTACTTTCAGGTTGGGCCTTCGAAAAGACCTAGTTCTGCTGTATTAGCAGCAGCCATATCTACATGGTCGTTTCTTCTGACAACCATCAGTAGCTGGAGAATTAATCCTGATACTTGGAAGGAGTAAGTTGAAATCAAGTCCAACTCTATTACTTATTTTGgaacaattgattaattttaattttttaatggttATAACAATCTGTTTTAGGTCAATTTCATTCCTTTCTACTCTATTGGAAGTGGATGATCGTTCTGTTCGTATTGCTGCTGGTGAAGCAATAGCCCTTTTTTTCGAGTTAGGGATACTGGACATGTCCTATAGTGAGGAGAGTGATGTTGTGAATTTTAATAATGAGGTCAAGCGCCGTACAGTTACATATATGCAATCAATGAAGGCAAAAATATCAGGTCAAATTTATAACCTTTCTATGGAGGCAGGGGGTAAAGGCGCTGACAAGAAAAATCTTAACGATCAGCGAGACTTGTTTCAGAAAATTTGGGATTTTGTTCAGGTACTTCTTTTGTCTCTTATGCAACGTATCTAGTAATGGCTGTCATGAGTGGTATTCTTATTTAAACTGGTATTTGAATTCAGGTGGGTGAGCGTCCAGAAGTATCATTGAGGATTTCAAGTAAGCGTAACATTCTGAGAACTTCAACATGGAGCCAATTAATACAGGTATTGGATTTTTCTCTCTTCTGACTGGCATGGAATGCACTCCTTAGAGCATCTGTTGATTTGTTTATTCAACATGTCATGAAGCATCTGCTAACTTGGTTGCTTAACAGTTGAACTTCTTGAAGCGTTACCTTGGAAGAGGTTTTCTCAAGCATGCACAGGTTATTTTCTATTCTATGATTTGCTCTTATTGATTGTCATAATAAGCTCTTGCTCTTATTGATTGTCATAAGAAGCTCTTGCTCTTATTGATTGTCATAAGAAGCTCACTAATTATGTTACTGACACCTGATGTCTCT
This genomic interval from Phoenix dactylifera cultivar Barhee BC4 unplaced genomic scaffold, palm_55x_up_171113_PBpolish2nd_filt_p 000626F, whole genome shotgun sequence contains the following:
- the LOC120106765 gene encoding interferon-related developmental regulator 1 — protein: MGKSNRRKAGADQFDSSDADSVSSTSTALSELTLANETEHVNSLEFVLDKYIDALYEKRGSTRETALLGLLDAFEGHVLLTYVENKCITLLQQYINSIKKGSTKEICLASRAIGLLAITAGAGSNAHEIMEESVPQLSRALKRGSDACKISVLDCLAVISFVGANDLAETETSLKIMWEVIRPKSVSNVGPSKRPSSAVLAAAISTWSFLLTTISSWRINPDTWKESISFLSTLLEVDDRSVRIAAGEAIALFFELGILDMSYSEESDVVNFNNEVKRRTVTYMQSMKAKISGQIYNLSMEAGGKGADKKNLNDQRDLFQKIWDFVQVGERPEVSLRISSKRNILRTSTWSQLIQLNFLKRYLGRGFLKHAQENELLHDVFEYTVDKTESLSAKEKKISRSGDEKGRTQKLNKDRRMAQARKQGHLIAQDA